The genomic stretch ACCAATATAATCATAAAAGGCTAATTTTTCGGGAATTTTAGACCAAGCTTCTGATAAACTAAGATTTTCGGCTAACCCATCGCTAACTCTTCGATATATTTCTTGCTGAAAGTATCCCTGATCCCACTGATAACGAGTAGGCCCAAATAATTCGATTGGGGTAGTTGCTGATCCATACCACATAGTTCCGGCAACTACGAAAGCAGCAAAAAAAACAGCAGCGATACTACTGGAAAGTACAGTTTCAATATTGCCCATACGTAACCCTTTGTATAGACGTTGAGGCGGACGGACACTTAGATGGAATAGGCCCGCTAATATGCCCAAAGTACCCGCAGCAATATGATGCGAAGCTATTCCTCCCGGAACGAAAGGATCAAAACCTTCTGCACCCCACGCAGGATTTACAGCTTGTACTTTTCCAGTTAGTCCGTAAGGATCGGACACCCATATCCCAGGGCCATATAAACCCGTTACATGAAATGCACCAAAGCCAAAACAAGCCACCCCTGCAAGAAATAAATGAATTCCAAAGATCTTGGGCAAATCCAAAGAAGGTTTTCCCGTCCGCTCATCACAGAATATTTCTAGGTCCCAATATACCCAATGCCAGATAGCTGCCAAGAAACACAAGCCAGAAAACACAATATGCGCACCTGCCACACCTTCATAACTCCAAATACCCGGATTCGTTACAGTTCCTCCTGAAATACTCCAACCACCCCACGAATTCGTTATTCCTAAACGAGTCATGAAGGGGATGACGAACATACCTTGTCTCCACATTGGATCCAGAACAGGATCAGAGGGATCAAAAACCGCTAATTCGTATAAAGCCATCGAGCCAGCCCAACCAGAAACTAGAGCTGTGTGCATTATATGCACCGAAAGCAATCGACCCGGATCATTCAATACGACAGTATGACACGATACCAAGGCAAACCCATGGAAATACCCCTTTAGCAAAGAAATAGACACGATGTCGCTTTATTTATCGCATGAAAAGCGGATCGTTAGGTGACTGCAGCATGCAGCTGCCTGCCTCTGCGTTCCGGATGAGTACTTTTTTNNNNNNNNNNNNNNNNNNNNNNNNNNNNNNNNNNNNNNNNNNNNNNNNNNNNNNNNNNNNNNNNNNNNNNNNNNNNNNNNNNNNNNNNNNNNNNNNNNNNNNNNNNNNNNNNNNNNNNNNNNNNNNNNNNNNNNNNNNNNNNNNNNNNNNNNNNNNNNNNNNNNNNNNNNNNNNNNNNNNNNNNNNNNNNNNNNNNNNNNNNNNNNNNNNNNNNNNNNNNNNNNNNNNNNNNNNNNNNNNNNNNNNNNNNNNNNNNNNNNNNNNNNNNNNNNNNNNNNNNNNNNNNNNNNNNNNNNNNNNNNNNNNNNNNNNNNNNNNNNNNNNNNNNNNNNNNNNNNNNNNNNNNNNNNNNNNNNNNNNNNNNNNNNNNNNNNNNNNNNNNNNNNNNNNNNNNNNNNNNNNNNNNNNNNNNNNNNNNNNNNNNNNNNNNNNNNNNNNNNNNNNNNNNNNNNNNNNNNNNNNNNNNNNNNNNNNNNNNNNNNNNNNNNNNNNNNNNNNNNNNNNNNNNNNNNNNNNNNNNNNNNNNNNNNNNNNNNNNNNNNNNNNNNNNNNNNNNNNNNNNNNNNNNNNNNNNNNNNNNNNNNNNNNNNNNNNNNNNNNNNNNNNNNNNNNNNNNNNNNNNNNNNNNNNNNNNNNNNNNNNNNNNNNNNNNNNNNNNNNNNNNNNNNNNNNNNNNNNNNNNNNNNNNNNNNNNNNNNNNNNNNNNNNNNNNNNNNNNNNNNNNNNNNNNNNNNNNNNNNNNNNNNNNNNNNNNNNNNNNNNNNNNNNNNNNNNNNNNNNNNNNNNNNNNNNNNNNNNNNNNNNNNNNNNNNNNNNNNNNNNNNNNNNNNNNNNNNNNNNNNNNNNNNNNNNNNNNNNNNNNNNNGACTATTTCAAAACTAGTTAATTCAATGATGACCTTCCATGGATTCACCTATATAGGCTGCGGCTAACGTTGCAAAAATAAGAGCTTGAATACCGCTTGTAAATAATCCAAGAAACATGACCGGTATAGGGACTACTAAGGGGACTAAAGAAACAAGAACAACAACGACTAATTCATCCGCCAATATATTTCCGAAAAGTCGAAAACTAAGTGATAACGGTTTTGTGAAATCTTCTAGGATGTTAATAGGTAAAAGGATTGGGGTTGGTTTAATATATTTTTCGAAATAACTCAATCCTTTTTTGCTAAGACCCGCATAAAAATATGCCGCTGATGTTAGTAAAGCTAAAGCAACAGTAGTATTTATATCATTCGTGGGCGCTGCTAATTCCCCATGGGGTAACTCTATAATTTTCCAAGGTAAAAGAGCGCCTGACCAATtcgaaacaaaaataaaaaggaacatAGTTCCAATAAAGGGAACCCAGGGACCATATTCTTCTCCAATCTGAGTTTTGCTCAAGTCTCGAATAAACTCAAGGACATATTCGAAGAAATTCTGACCATCGGTCGGGATGGTTTGTGGATTCCGAACAGCTATGATAACTGAACCTAGCAAAATAGTAATTACGAACCAAGAAGTGATGAGTACTTGGGCATGAATTTGGAAACCCCCTATTTGCCAATAGAAGTGTTGGCCTACTTCTACACCCGATATATCATATAACCCCTTGAGTGTTTTAATGGAACATGGTGTAATATTCATATTGTCCTCTGATAAAAATTGAACTTCAAAAAAGGAATTCTTTTGATTCAAGCATCTCTTTCTCAACTCAGCAACTTGAAGTATTAATCTTATATTTAATATACCAAGAAATCACATCAGATCATAATATATATCAATACCCTCTAATATATATCAAtattccccttcttttatctatgcaaaacaaaaaataatagtAATTAATCCTATAAATCTACGCAGTTGCTCAAGAATTAACTATTCTTcttaatcaacgatttcttatATAGAGAGAACGGCCCTCAGAAATTGCAAATACTAATTTGTTAAGAATTAATCGAATTGAAGTCATAGTGTCATCGTTGGCAGGAATCGATATATTCGCAAGATCTGGGTCACAATTTGTATCGACTAAAGAAATAGTAGGAATCCCCAAAATGGCACATTCCCGAAGAGCTATATACTCTTTTTGCTGATCAAGGACGATCACAATGTCAGGCAACCTCGTCATATATTTGATCCCGCCGAGATATCTTTGCAAGGTAGataattttctctttaagattgCCGCATCTCTTTTTGGGAGATGGTGGAATTTTCCCATTTTTTCTTCTGCTCTTAAGTCTCTAAATTGAGAAAGTCTAGTTTTGGTAATCGACCAATTCGTTAACATACCGCTGAACCACTTTTTATTAACATAATGACAACGAGACCTTATTGCAGCTGATGCTACTAAATCCGCTGCTCTTTTTTTGGTACCAACAATTAAGAAGCTTTTTCCCTGACTTGCTGCATCAAAAACTAAATCACAAGCTTCTGATAAAAAACGAGCTGTTCTAGCAAGATTTGTAATATGAGTACCTTTACGCTTTGCCGAGATGTAAGGGGCCATTTTGGGATTCCATTTCTTAATACCATGACCAAAATGAACTCCCGCTTCTATCATCTCTTTCAAATTGATGTTCCAATATCTTCTTGTCATTTTTTCCAcacttcctttttattttttcttttttcgtcTTACCATTACGGAATTAatttctttttgaagattaagaAAGAGCCGAAATAGCTTGAAATAAATAATAATTGTTCCGATGGAACCTTCTACTCATAATTGACCATTGATACACGGTATAAACATAGCCTTAATGAATTAACTGACTTCTTTTACTTATTCAAATACAATTCAAATACAATTCAAATTCAAATACAAAATCGAAAATCAGACCTGTTAGCATTCTAAGGTCAAAAGTATAGTTTAAATTTAAGTAAAAAAAAATTGCTTTAtgtatacttaaatcgtataaaTAGGGGTAAACGGGGTCTCTGATGTTTCATAGAAATTGTTTGTTACGTCAGAATCAGAAGAAACTAATTCTGTATGGAGAAACAAAATATCTCTCATTTCCGACGcgaatagatttttttttttaatttcgaaATAAAGGTTCTTGTCTTGTGGGGAACGAtgcacaaatttttggaatccgGTACCAACAGGTATAATCCCCCCCAGAACTACGTTTTCTTTCAGGCCTTTCAACCAATCAATACGACCTCGTAGGGCAGCTTTTGCTAAAACTCGAGCAGTTTCTTGAAAACTTGCTTCAGATATGAAACTTTGGGTATTCAGGGAAGCCCTTGTTATTCCCAATAAGATTGCCCGATAATAGATCGATTCATCTAAAGCCCGCCCTGCTCGTTCCGCTCGCAATAGTCCTATTAATTCCCCAGGTAAAAAAACATTAGACATTCCATCTTCGGAAACCCTTACTTTTGATGTTACTTGGCGTATAATAATCTCTATATGTCTATTATGGATCTGTACCCCTTGGGATCGATAAACCTTTTGGATCTTATTAACCAAAGAGATACGACTTTGGGCTATGGTTAGCTCAGCTCCAATCAAGAATCCCCAGGGAACCCCAAGAATTCTTGGTATACGTTCATTCCAATCCTCAATTCTCCTTTCGAGATTCGGCGATAGTGAATCAATTGAACGCGCTTCGAAGATTTGTTCTACTTTTGGAAGACCTTGCGTTATATCACTGGATCTCGATTTTTCATATATAAACGTAACTAACCTATCTCCTTTGTAAAGGATTTTTCCATAATGACCATGAACAGTTGCTCCTATAGTGGCCAAATAAGGCTTAGCTGCTCTTAGAACAAAGGAGTCCATATTAACAATGAAAATTTGACCAGATTTTTTTATGTGTGATTTAAATAGAcataaattttcacaaataaatTGTCCAAGGTGAATTATTGCCAATGTCTcttcccatgagtcatgatggaGAAAGTGCCAATTCAAATGGAATGGCTCCAACATGATGTTACTGCCAAAATTCGAAATCCTTTGATTTTCGTCTATTAAAGAGTATTTAAGTCCTTGAAGTACTTGGAAGGTTTGTTTCAAATTGTCAAGGAACAAGTATTTTTTTAACAAGATCTGATTATGCGTTAATAAATAGTAAGATGAAGAAAAATTCGATATACTAGGTACAATAACGCCTAAGAGCCCAAAAACATCTCGAATAGGAATTCTAGGATTCGATTCTTTTACCGCATTGGGATATTTCGAATTCTTGAATAAACCAATTCGAGAACAGTTGGATGCCAACAAAATCATCAAAGATGGATATTCTTTATTTCGATTCAACAAGGTGCCAATAACTTCTTGATGTTGGCTAAGTGATTGAATCTTCGCCTTGGAATAAAAGGAATTGGTATTGTTGCGATCTAACCTATTATTGGGAATCAGTCCTACACTTGTCCTATCATACCTTCTTCGTGTATACGAAATAGTAGACTTGACTAACTCAATTCTTAGGAAATCGCGAATTAGATCGTTTGTTCTTACCTCAACAAGAGAAGCACGAGCCCCCTCTTTTACTTCTTGTTCCCAATTCACTACTAAGCAAGTTCGAACGAATTGACTATTCGTGTGATAAATTCTTTGAGTTAACTTGCTATTTTCATGAGAAATAAAATTGACAAGTCGAAGTTGGAGATTATCCTCTTCTTGCAGGAGATCCTGCGGGAAAAGTGTTGCTAAATTTCTCCCTTCGTCCATTTCATATGAGACTGCAGGTCGAACCGAAACAAAATACTTTTCCTTGCTTTTGAGAATTTTTTTCCGTTGAACATAAACccaatttttccttttttttgattCCTTagaatcttttttttctctttctggGGGTATCAAACTGCCACCTAATATCTTATCCGCCTCTTCAGGAAAATGAATATCTCcggaaaagattttgagttctgtatggcttttttttctcttcactCGGACCAATCCACCTAGTCGACTTCTTGTATTTTTTGTGAGTTGTGTATCGACTCCAATAATACTATTGTCAAGTACCTTTAGGGATGAGGATCTCGGCAAGATATGCAGTTCTTGAAGAATGAAAAAAAACCGATCTACTTCTTTTTGGTATTTTAGACTAAATTCTTTTGTTCCTCGATGCTCAATAAAACCCTCTTTTTTTAAGATAGAATCTTCCTCCGGGCTCCCATATTCGTCTTCTGAGTCTTCCTCTGAGTCTTCCTCTGAGTCTTCTTCTAAAGTCCCATATTCCTTCTCTGAGCCATCTTCAGAGCTCCCATATTCTTCTTCTGAGTCTTCCTCTAGGATTTCATATTCGCCCTCTCCCTCTCGGGTCCTATATTTGTTCTCTAGGCTCCCATATTCTTCCTCTGAGTCTTTCTCTAGAGTCCTATATTCGTCCTCTAGGATCCCATACTCATCTTCTAGGGTTTCATATTCGTCCTCTAGAGTCCTATATTCGTCTTCTAGGATTTCATATTCGCCCTCTCCCTCTCGGGTCCTATATTTGTTCTCTGGGCTCTCATATTCGTCTTCTGAGTCTTCCTCTCGAGTCCTATACTCTTCCTCTCGGGTCCGATATTCTTCCTCTAGGGTCCTATATCTAAATTTAACAATTCCTGAACCCCTTTTATCTTTTCTGTATCGTGGATCGTCAAAATAAGCAAAAATAGTATTTCTACGTAAAACACCCATAAAGGGTATTTCCATTGAAATACCCAAACAGGATATTCGctctttttcttgttcttgatgaTATTGTAATGGAACGGCAAACCTATTTCTTCGCTTTTTCGCCAACAAATCCGAATTATCTTGAAGAATAGAAGGATAGAAACAATTCCAATGACCGTTGGACACGATTCGATCTGGCGTTAAATAATCAAGAATTTCCCTATCTTTTTTACCAAAAGTATCCAACAGTCTATGGCTTACTTGATCATTAGCCATTGAGAAGTCAAAGATATATCTTCCATCAACAGAAAAAGAATAAGTATTCATTTGATCTTGATCCTTGTGCAGTGAAAAAGATGCTATACTGGATCTGCACATACTTACTGACAATATCCATAAATGGCTTGTTTTTGGTAATCGACGAAGATTACCATATTGATATTCGGGCGCATGGTAAACATCAGTACTCCAGTGCATTTCCCCGTCTGATTCGGAATAAATATGCTTTTGTACCTTTTCTTTAAAATGCAAAGTGGACGTTCCGGCACGAATCTCCGCAATTACTTGTTCAGATTCTACATATTGATCATTTTGCACTAGAATCAAGCTTTTTAACGGAATATTCACACTATGTAGAATATCCTGACTCTGAATAGTTACATGCAAGTCTATATAGCATAGAAAAGCAGGCTGCCCATGACGGGTACGTGTGGGGTGAACCAAATCCTCATTGAATTGGATTTTTCCATTCGAGGGGGATCGTATAAGGTCGGCAGTACCCCCTGTGAATACTCCACCAGTATGAAAAGTTCTTAATGTTAGTTGAGTCCCTGGCTCCCCAATTGATTGACCCGCAATAATACCTACAGCTTCCCCCAATTCGACCAGATCCCCATGAGTGGGACTCCGCCCATAACATAATTGACAGATCCAAGATGTGCTCCGGCAAGTAAAGGGGGTtctaatatatattggttgtgcTCGAAACGGTTGTGCTCGAAAGGCAGTTATGAATCGATTGACTAATCCAATTCCAATATCTTGATTTCGAGAAGCAATGCATCGTGAACCAATATATATATCGTCTGCTAATACACGACCAATTAGTGTTTGGACAAAAAGTTTTTCCGTCATCCCATTTTGAGGACTCACAGAAATACCTTGGATAGTACCACAATCTCTTCTACGCACAATAATATGTTGAACTACTTCAACAAGTCTACGTGTAAGATAGCCAGCATCCGCTGTTCGTACAGCAGTATCTACAACCCCTTTTCGGGCTCCGTAGCAGGAAATTATATATTCTGTCAAAGAAAGTCCCTCGCGTAAATTGCTTTGAATAGGTAAATCAATCATTTGTCCTTGAGGATCCGCCATTAACCCTCTCATACCTACTAATTGGTGTACCTGAGATGCATTTCCTCTGGCTCCTGAAAAAGACATTAGATAGACTGGATTAGAAGGATCCGTTATTCGAAAATTCGAATTCATTTCTTGTTTCAAATATTCACTTGTAGCATACCATATCTCAACGGATTGGCGTAATTTTTCTACCGCGTGTACAGCTCCATAATAATAGTGTTTCTCCAAAAGAAAACTCTGTTGTTCCGCGTCTTGGACTAACCATCCTTTAGAGGGTATTGTTAAAAGATCCTCGATTCCTAAAGAAATCGATGTAGTAGTGGCTTGATGGAAGCCCAGAGTCTTTATTTGATCCAGTATATGGGAGGTATATCCCATTCCGAAATGATCTATTAATCTGCTAATAAGCCGTTTCATAGCAGTTCCGTCTATCTCTTTATTATGAAAGACCAGGTTGGCCCGTTCTGCCATACATAAGTACCCCCTTTTTTTGGCTGAGTAGGATTCGACAATTGCTGAGTAGGATTCGACAATGGGCCTGAGTCAGTGATTCGAAAACTTTATTTACTCCCTTTCCTCAATCTCAATCTGGATTTGCGCGGCAAAAAAGATGGTACTAGCGAAATCGGAATGCCCCCCGAAAGGGGCATCGCCGAATTTCACTTCCTTGTTTAGATAGTGTATGAATAGGCCCGACTAAatccttgaggtacacatagtcacctacgttgaattcaagtggccttcgcctcttatcagcataactcttttgacgtgattgtgctgcttgcatatgctgctgtatgatttgcaccaTTTTCTCGgcttcattcacaaagtcgataccatagtatcttctctcaccaggttcaacccagtttaacggagttctacatcttcgaccatacaaagcttcgaatggggccatcttgatgccctcttgataactgttattgtatgagaattcagctagaggtaaccatgattcccatgatcccttggatgatagcacacaggccctcagcatatcttctagcacttgatttaacctctcggtttgacctaaagtctggggatgatacgcagTACTTCTTATtaaactggtccccaaacttttatgcattcgctcccagaagtgagcggtgaactgcggtcctctatccggtatgatggttttgggaataccatgcaacttgacaatctcagccatatatatcggcatactcaggaggtcggtaacgagtcttcacaggaatgaaatgggccgatttggtcaatcgatctatgatcacccaaatcgagtcattccccttccttgtcGTTGGTAGacccgtgataaagtccatactaacctcttcccatttccactctggaactgataacggttgcaacagacctgcaggcttCATGtgaatggccttaactctgcaacacgtgtcacaacgggctacatatgcggctatttctttcttcatcttggtccaccaaaagtggggtcttaagtcttgatacattttactactgccaggatgaatagaaagtttagagagatgggcttcatccatgatgcgattcttcaattcacaatccttcggaactactaaccgatgttgaaaccacagtacccctttttcatcaactcgaaattgagtctttgggtcatctttgatcttctccttgatctggaaaatacccttgtctgttttctagccttcaatgacttgactctcgagtgaacaactgagttgtatatgacataagacctcaggatgcatgagattgaacccatcttcaaacaacggttgaaccacttgatagtgcggtttacggCTCAATGCATCTActactacattagctttgcctggatgataatgAACTTctagatcatagtccttgattaactctaaccaccgtcgttgcctcatattcagcccagactgagtgaagatgtacttcaaactcttatgatcagtaaaaatgtgacacttattccccagcagatagtgtctccaaatcttcaaagcgtgcaccactacggctaactcgaggtcatgagttgggtagttgacttcgtgctttctcaactgtcgtgaatcataagctatcaccctgtcatcttgcatcaacacactccCCAAGCCATTTTTTgacgcgtcgcaaaacacatcaaaaggcttctcgatgttgggttgcgccagaacgggagcagtggttagcaactttcgcaaggtgcggaaggctaactcacacccctccATCCAGatgaacttatgatccttttgtaacaaacttgtcattggcttagcaatcttggagaagtcaggtatgaatcgacgataatacccggccagaccaaaaaaacttctaacttccgagacataagttggtgccttccagtccatgacctcttgcacttttgacggatctacagcaatcccttcttcagacagaatgtgccctaggaaaggaactttcttgaaccagaactcacacttgctgaacttggcatataattgatgctctcgtaatcgtgttaacacgattcttagatgctcggcgtggtcttgctcattttctgaataaatcaGAATGTCATCGATaagcaccacaacaaacttatccaattctggcataaagactgaattcatcagatacataaagtatgccgGAGCGTTtgtcaatccaaaggacatgacaagatactcatacaacccatatctagt from Sorghum bicolor cultivar BTx623 chromosome 3, Sorghum_bicolor_NCBIv3, whole genome shotgun sequence encodes the following:
- the LOC8074931 gene encoding uncharacterized protein LOC8074931, with amino-acid sequence MAERANLVFHNKEIDGTAMKRLISRLIDHFGMGYTSHILDQIKTLGFHQATTTSISLGIEDLLTIPSKGWLVQDAEQQSFLLEKHYYYGAVHAVEKLRQSVEIWYATSEYLKQEMNSNFRITDPSNPVYLMSFSGARGNASQVHQLVGMRGLMADPQGQMIDLPIQSNLREGLSLTEYIISCYGARKGVVDTAVRTADAGYLTRRLVEVVQHIIVRRRDCGTIQGISVSPQNGMTEKLFVQTLIGRVLADDIYIGSRCIASRNQDIGIGLVNRFITAFRAQPFRAQPIYIRTPFTCRSTSWICQLCYGRSPTHGDLVELGEAVGIIAGQSIGEPGTQLTLRTFHTGGVFTGGTADLIRSPSNGKIQFNEDLVHPTRTRHGQPAFLCYIDLHVTIQSQDILHSVNIPLKSLILVQNDQYVESEQVIAEIRAGTSTLHFKEKVQKHIYSESDGEMHWSTDVYHAPEYQYGNLRRLPKTSHLWILSVSMCRSSIASFSLHKDQDQMNTYSFSVDGRYIFDFSMANDQVSHRLLDTFGKKDREILDYLTPDRIVSNGHWNCFYPSILQDNSDLLAKKRRNRFAVPLQYHQEQEKERISCLGISMEIPFMGVLRRNTIFAYFDDPRYRKDKRGSGIVKFRYRTLEEEYRTREEEYRTREEDSEDEYESPENKYRTREGEGEYEILEDEYRTLEDEYETLEDEYGILEDEYRTLEKDSEEEYGSLENKYRTREGEGEYEILEEDSEEEYGSSEDGSEKEYGTLEEDSEEDSEEDSEDEYGSPEEDSILKKEGFIEHRGTKEFSLKYQKEVDRFFFILQELHILPRSSSLKVLDNSIIGVDTQLTKNTRSRLGGLVRVKRKKSHTELKIFSGDIHFPEEADKILGGSLIPPEREKKDSKESKKRKNWVYVQRKKILKSKEKYFVSVRPAVSYEMDEGRNLATLFPQDLLQEEDNLQLRLVNFISHENSKLTQRIYHTNSQFVRTCLVVNWEQEVKEGARASLVEVRTNDLIRDFLRIELVKSTISYTRRRYDRTSVGLIPNNRLDRNNTNSFYSKAKIQSLSQHQEVIGTLLNRNKEYPSLMILLASNCSRIGLFKNSKYPNAVKESNPRIPIRDVFGLLGVIVPSISNFSSSYYLLTHNQILLKKYLFLDNLKQTFQVLQGLKYSLIDENQRISNFGSNIMLEPFHLNWHFLHHDSWEETLAIIHLGQFICENLCLFKSHIKKSGQIFIVNMDSFVLRAAKPYLATIGATVHGHYGKILYKGDRLVTFIYEKSRSSDITQGLPKVEQIFEARSIDSLSPNLERRIEDWNERIPRILGVPWGFLIGAELTIAQSRISLVNKIQKVYRSQGVQIHNRHIEIIIRQVTSKVRVSEDGMSNVFLPGELIGLLRAERAGRALDESIYYRAILLGITRASLNTQSFISEASFQETARVLAKAALRGRIDWLKGLKENVVLGGIIPVGTGFQKFVHRSPQDKNLYFEIKKKNLFASEMRDILFLHTELVSSDSDVTNNFYETSETPFTPIYTI